A section of the Deltaproteobacteria bacterium GWA2_45_12 genome encodes:
- a CDS encoding dephospho-CoA kinase, whose product MIRKKDIPVICADLLARKALDPHTEASQKVRALFGKEIILRDGSINRKKLANLVFGNKNNLENLNSIVHPEVLQMIKDKINVLVKEGYRLIILDIPLLFEAKLDKLCDKTVVVYSPHKQIEERLKKRNGYSDQEIQKRIASQMDIEKKKTRADFVIDNSGTLEETRKQVKDLIGLLVARYSRTRRS is encoded by the coding sequence ATGATCCGGAAAAAAGACATTCCTGTTATTTGCGCTGACCTCTTGGCACGTAAGGCCCTTGATCCTCACACCGAAGCTTCCCAAAAAGTACGTGCCCTTTTTGGGAAAGAAATCATCTTAAGGGATGGAAGTATTAATCGGAAAAAACTGGCCAATCTTGTATTTGGGAATAAAAACAATCTCGAAAACTTGAATTCAATCGTCCACCCTGAAGTATTGCAGATGATCAAAGACAAAATCAACGTCTTGGTCAAAGAAGGCTACCGGCTCATCATTTTGGACATTCCGCTGCTTTTTGAAGCCAAGCTTGACAAATTATGTGACAAAACGGTGGTTGTTTACTCACCGCACAAACAAATTGAAGAACGATTAAAAAAAAGAAACGGATATTCAGACCAGGAAATCCAGAAAAGAATTGCTTCTCAAATGGACATCGAAAAAAAGAAAACAAGGGCCGATTTTGTCATTGATAATTCAGGAACGCTGGAAGAAACAAGAAAGCAGGTGAAGGATTTGATTGGATTGCTAGTCGCTCGTTACTCGAGGACTCGTCGCTCGTAA
- a CDS encoding ABC transporter ATP-binding protein: protein MIELVKLKKNFGEHRVLWDLSLKIPREKITVIIGPSGTGKSVLLKHMIGLLKPDAGDVVVDGTPLSKLDEKQLKEMRKKFGMLFQHAALFDSMNVYDNVAFPLKEHTSLTDQEIKTKVHAMLQLVGLKNVDAKMPGELSGGMRKRVGLARALVLKPKILLYDEPTTGLDPLATDAVNQLILNTQKELGITSVVISHDIQATFRIADKVAMLHEGQIILEGNEASFRSSKIPFVKSFLEGKAECS, encoded by the coding sequence ATGATTGAACTTGTTAAACTTAAAAAAAACTTCGGGGAACATCGTGTTCTTTGGGATCTTAGTTTGAAAATTCCCAGGGAAAAAATCACGGTGATTATTGGTCCCAGCGGTACGGGCAAAAGTGTTTTGTTAAAGCACATGATCGGGCTTTTAAAGCCCGATGCGGGAGATGTTGTTGTAGATGGAACCCCTCTTTCAAAGCTTGATGAAAAACAACTTAAAGAAATGCGTAAAAAATTTGGAATGCTTTTTCAGCATGCGGCCCTTTTTGATTCGATGAATGTTTATGACAATGTGGCCTTTCCTTTAAAAGAACACACTTCTCTTACAGACCAGGAAATCAAAACAAAAGTGCATGCCATGCTCCAGTTGGTCGGGTTGAAAAATGTGGATGCGAAAATGCCGGGTGAACTTTCAGGCGGAATGAGAAAACGCGTTGGTTTGGCCCGTGCCCTGGTTTTAAAACCCAAAATTCTTTTGTACGACGAGCCCACCACGGGCTTGGACCCTCTGGCCACCGATGCGGTCAATCAACTTATTTTAAACACGCAAAAAGAACTGGGAATCACTTCGGTGGTGATCAGCCACGATATCCAAGCCACCTTTCGCATTGCAGATAAAGTAGCCATGCTTCATGAGGGGCAAATTATTCTGGAAGGGAATGAGGCTTCTTTTCGTTCATCCAAAATTCCCTTTGTGAAGAGTTTTTTGGAAGGGAAGGCGGAGTGCTCGTAG
- a CDS encoding alanine racemase, with the protein MSLNHRPTICEINLKALGSNWKQARQKVPPDVTMLAIIKANAYGHGAIACAKALWKCGARHFGVATIEEGIELRKSGLKGTIFVLGGLLSKKLAVFEAYKLTPILHHPDEVARWGKFVLKRSKKIPVHIKMDTGMGRLGLLPEDTKHLLQVLAKNPKVKVEGLFTHLARADEPDQSFTESQLKIFEEIRQFVFSQRPDVKVYHVCNSAALMDGRAMSGMWVRPGIMLYGAYPNPRQQKAADLLPVMSLKTRIISLKKYPMGSSISYGGTFRTERESLIAVVPIGYADGLPRLVSNRGSMLLKGKRVPIAGRVCMDLTMLDVTDVSGVAMEDEVVVMGRQGAEEIRAEEIAKWAETISYEIFCGISARVPRFYL; encoded by the coding sequence ATGTCTTTGAATCATCGTCCCACAATTTGCGAGATCAATCTTAAAGCCCTTGGGTCTAATTGGAAGCAAGCCCGACAAAAAGTGCCCCCGGATGTAACCATGTTAGCCATTATCAAGGCCAATGCGTATGGGCATGGAGCCATAGCATGTGCAAAAGCCCTTTGGAAGTGTGGAGCTCGCCATTTTGGGGTAGCCACGATAGAAGAGGGTATTGAACTAAGGAAATCAGGATTGAAGGGAACTATTTTTGTTTTGGGGGGCTTACTTTCAAAAAAACTTGCTGTTTTTGAGGCCTACAAATTAACACCCATTCTTCATCACCCAGATGAAGTGGCCCGATGGGGAAAATTTGTTTTAAAAAGAAGTAAAAAAATTCCGGTCCATATAAAAATGGATACGGGCATGGGAAGGCTTGGTCTTTTGCCTGAAGATACCAAGCATCTGCTCCAGGTTTTGGCCAAAAATCCAAAAGTAAAAGTGGAAGGGCTATTTACCCACCTGGCGCGCGCTGATGAGCCGGATCAAAGTTTTACCGAAAGCCAATTAAAGATTTTTGAAGAGATAAGGCAATTTGTTTTTTCCCAAAGACCTGATGTCAAAGTTTATCACGTGTGTAATTCAGCCGCCCTTATGGATGGGCGGGCAATGTCTGGAATGTGGGTGCGTCCGGGAATCATGCTTTACGGGGCTTATCCGAATCCACGCCAGCAAAAAGCAGCAGATCTTTTGCCTGTGATGTCTTTAAAAACAAGAATCATCAGCCTTAAAAAATATCCCATGGGTTCTTCGATCAGTTATGGAGGAACCTTTAGAACAGAACGAGAAAGTCTCATTGCCGTTGTTCCCATAGGTTATGCCGATGGTTTGCCAAGGCTTGTTTCAAACAGGGGAAGCATGCTCCTTAAAGGAAAAAGAGTGCCCATTGCAGGAAGAGTATGTATGGATCTCACCATGCTGGATGTCACTGATGTATCCGGTGTGGCCATGGAGGATGAGGTGGTGGTAATGGGCCGTCAGGGGGCTGAAGAAATAAGGGCTGAAGAAATAGCCAAATGGGCCGAGACGATTTCGTATGAAATTTTTTGCGGCATTTCGGCCAGGGTGCCGAGATTTTATCTGTGA
- a CDS encoding thiamine biosynthesis protein ThiS, which yields MNFISCLINGQPQRLPQGLNVEQLLKHLHWEQKKNLAIAINGEVVPGSAHSSTVVKENDRIEIITPMAGG from the coding sequence ATGAATTTTATTTCGTGCCTCATTAATGGGCAACCACAAAGACTTCCCCAAGGGCTTAATGTCGAACAATTATTAAAACACCTCCATTGGGAACAAAAAAAGAATCTTGCCATTGCCATCAATGGTGAAGTAGTCCCCGGATCAGCGCATTCCAGCACGGTTGTTAAAGAAAACGACCGTATTGAAATTATTACTCCCATG